The following coding sequences lie in one Capnocytophaga stomatis genomic window:
- the bioA gene encoding adenosylmethionine--8-amino-7-oxononanoate transaminase, protein MKLQQRDEKHLWHPYTQHQTASKPLGIVKGKDALLWDEDGNEYIDAISSWWVNPFGHSNELLAQAAYKQLTQLEHVLFGGFTHEPAVLLAEKLISILPSNQQKIFFSDNGSTAVEVAIKMAIQYFFNKGEKRHVIVAFENAFHGDTFGAMAASGISFFTESFRGQLLEVVRIPIPEKGKEQLSEEKLKEAIAKHKVAAFIFEPLVQGAAGMKIYSEKALDNLIKIAKSQNVITIADEVMTGFGRTGKTFACDYLSEQPDIVCLSKALTGGTIPLAVTSATQEIFDAFCDEDVNKALFHGHTYMANPTGCAIALEAIRILQTDETQQKIKRIEQYHKEFVQKLNSNPNVENARTLGVILAFEVKTSGNTSYYGSIRNRLYEFFIEKGVILRPVGNTVYILPPYIVTNAQLQRIYSVIEEAIKEFSS, encoded by the coding sequence CAGCTTCCAAACCTTTAGGAATTGTTAAAGGGAAAGATGCTTTACTTTGGGATGAAGACGGAAATGAATATATTGACGCCATTTCGAGCTGGTGGGTAAATCCTTTCGGGCATAGTAATGAGCTTTTAGCCCAAGCGGCTTACAAACAATTAACACAACTGGAGCACGTACTCTTCGGGGGATTCACTCACGAACCTGCGGTGCTTTTGGCAGAGAAACTAATCTCCATTTTGCCTTCCAATCAACAGAAAATATTCTTTTCGGACAATGGTTCTACCGCTGTGGAAGTCGCAATAAAGATGGCGATACAGTATTTTTTCAACAAGGGAGAGAAAAGGCACGTAATAGTGGCGTTCGAAAATGCTTTCCACGGTGATACTTTTGGGGCGATGGCAGCTTCAGGAATATCATTCTTCACGGAATCGTTTAGGGGGCAGCTGTTGGAAGTGGTGCGGATTCCCATTCCGGAGAAAGGAAAGGAGCAATTATCGGAAGAAAAGCTAAAAGAAGCCATCGCAAAGCACAAAGTGGCGGCTTTCATCTTTGAGCCGTTGGTTCAGGGTGCAGCAGGAATGAAAATCTACTCCGAAAAGGCTTTAGACAATTTGATAAAAATAGCTAAAAGCCAAAATGTTATCACAATCGCCGATGAGGTAATGACCGGATTTGGCAGAACAGGGAAAACATTCGCTTGTGATTATTTAAGCGAGCAACCGGATATTGTTTGCCTTTCAAAAGCATTGACGGGGGGCACAATTCCGCTGGCGGTAACCTCGGCAACGCAGGAGATTTTTGATGCTTTTTGCGATGAAGATGTAAATAAAGCTCTGTTTCACGGGCATACTTATATGGCAAATCCCACAGGATGTGCCATTGCTTTGGAGGCAATCCGAATTCTGCAAACAGATGAAACTCAGCAGAAAATAAAACGCATTGAGCAGTATCATAAGGAATTTGTGCAAAAATTAAATAGCAACCCGAATGTTGAAAACGCACGAACGCTGGGGGTTATTTTAGCTTTTGAAGTGAAAACATCAGGAAATACATCGTATTATGGAAGTATTCGCAATCGATTGTATGAATTTTTTATTGAAAAAGGCGTAATTCTGCGTCCCGTGGGCAATACAGTCTATATACTTCCTCCGTATATTGTCACAAATGCACAATTACAGCGTATTTATAGTGTAATTGAAGAAGCAATCAAGGAATTTTCGTCATAA
- a CDS encoding Gfo/Idh/MocA family protein: MKKVFDLRVAPIENLCVGFIGVGIRGIEALKRYMYLDVRISAVSDVYEEYIEKAKKITENQSVSPVFFTGKEDWKKLCEMEEIDLVYISTPWELHTEMVTYAMRCGKHVAVEVPLAMTVADCWKIVRTAEETQRHCMMLENACYDSFELMTIEMAKRGDFGEIVHGEGAYIHDLRRLNFQQNDRDTLRGEWRMKYSQTHNGNPYPTHGIAPICQAMNILRGDNLVKLVSMSSLSIGMKRYAEATFGSESPQAKAQYTGDINLTLIQTEKGKTILLQHDDTSPRPYSRIFLVSGTDGFIQKYPTPQIYFDKREIPQLIQEEVASYLEQNQHHYVLETAHLREKLPEQKPMDIIMDYRLVYCLKNGLPLDQNVYDGALWSCITELSQISVEKGSIPVDIPDFLNG; this comes from the coding sequence ATGAAAAAAGTATTCGATTTGAGGGTCGCTCCCATAGAAAATCTTTGTGTGGGATTTATCGGCGTCGGCATTCGAGGTATTGAAGCCCTAAAGCGATATATGTATTTGGATGTGCGTATCTCGGCAGTGAGTGATGTGTATGAGGAATATATAGAAAAAGCTAAGAAAATCACAGAAAATCAGTCTGTTTCACCAGTTTTCTTTACAGGAAAAGAAGATTGGAAGAAGCTTTGCGAAATGGAAGAAATTGACTTGGTTTATATATCCACACCTTGGGAATTACACACTGAAATGGTAACGTACGCAATGCGTTGTGGTAAGCACGTTGCGGTGGAAGTTCCGCTGGCTATGACCGTTGCCGATTGCTGGAAAATAGTCAGAACTGCGGAAGAAACTCAGCGACACTGTATGATGTTGGAAAATGCGTGTTACGATAGCTTTGAACTGATGACTATTGAAATGGCAAAAAGAGGAGATTTCGGAGAGATAGTCCACGGAGAAGGCGCTTATATTCACGATTTGAGGCGTTTGAATTTTCAGCAGAATGATAGAGATACACTGCGAGGCGAATGGCGAATGAAATACAGCCAAACGCACAATGGAAATCCGTACCCAACACACGGAATAGCTCCTATTTGTCAGGCAATGAATATCTTAAGAGGAGATAATTTAGTTAAATTAGTGTCGATGTCGTCTCTCTCAATCGGGATGAAACGTTATGCCGAAGCTACTTTCGGGAGCGAATCTCCACAGGCAAAAGCACAGTACACAGGCGATATTAATTTGACGCTGATTCAGACAGAAAAAGGAAAGACCATCTTATTACAACACGATGATACCAGCCCACGACCATATTCACGAATATTTTTAGTGAGTGGAACAGACGGATTTATTCAAAAATATCCCACTCCTCAAATTTATTTCGACAAAAGGGAAATTCCACAATTAATTCAGGAGGAAGTAGCATCGTATTTGGAACAAAATCAGCATCATTATGTGTTGGAAACCGCTCATTTGAGAGAAAAACTTCCGGAACAAAAGCCTATGGATATCATTATGGATTACAGATTGGTGTACTGTCTCAAAAATGGACTTCCGTTAGACCAAAACGTATATGATGGTGCATTGTGGTCGTGCATTACAGAATTATCACAAATTTCCGTAGAAAAAGGAAGCATTCCTGTTGATATTCCTGATTTTTTGAACGGATAA
- the ribB gene encoding 3,4-dihydroxy-2-butanone-4-phosphate synthase: MKKIELNTIEEAIEDIKKGKVVVVVDDENRENEGDFIAAAEKATPEMINFMITHGRGLVCAPLTEKRCAELDLPMMVQNNTVLHQTQFTVSVDLIGQGCTTGISTHDRAKTILSLINPETKPSDLGRPGHIFPLRAKEGGVLRRTGHTEAAIDLARLAGFQPAGILVEILNEDGTMARLPQLVEVAKRFDLKLVSIEDLVAYRMRKDTLIVKKEDFYLQTPYGEFRLRAYEQTTNKQIHLAFTKGTWEPDEAVLTRVHASFISNDILEILANDKDNPLERIFKKINEAGKGAVVVINKEGYSQDLLKRITEIKEKQNGNYIPQTSTDTKDIGMGSQILHDLNIRKIRLLTNSKQSHYVGMSGYGLEIVEEIEY; this comes from the coding sequence ATGAAAAAAATAGAGCTAAACACTATTGAAGAAGCTATTGAAGATATAAAAAAAGGAAAAGTTGTTGTTGTGGTTGATGATGAAAATCGTGAAAACGAAGGAGATTTCATTGCTGCTGCAGAAAAAGCCACTCCTGAGATGATAAATTTTATGATTACACACGGTCGCGGATTGGTTTGTGCGCCACTTACTGAAAAACGCTGTGCTGAGTTGGATTTGCCAATGATGGTACAGAATAACACAGTGTTGCATCAAACTCAATTTACGGTTTCTGTGGATTTGATAGGGCAGGGGTGCACTACCGGAATTTCGACTCACGACAGAGCAAAAACAATTTTATCGTTGATTAATCCCGAAACAAAACCATCGGATTTAGGACGTCCCGGACATATTTTTCCACTTCGGGCGAAAGAAGGAGGCGTACTCCGCAGGACAGGACACACTGAGGCTGCAATTGATTTGGCTCGGCTTGCGGGCTTTCAACCAGCAGGAATTTTGGTGGAAATATTGAATGAAGATGGGACAATGGCTCGGCTTCCACAGCTGGTAGAAGTGGCAAAACGTTTTGACTTAAAACTTGTTTCAATAGAAGATTTGGTAGCTTACCGAATGCGAAAAGATACTTTAATCGTAAAAAAAGAAGATTTCTATTTGCAAACGCCTTACGGAGAATTTCGCTTGCGTGCTTATGAGCAAACCACTAATAAACAGATACATTTAGCATTTACCAAAGGAACTTGGGAACCTGATGAGGCTGTGCTTACCAGAGTTCACGCGTCATTTATCAGTAATGATATATTGGAGATTTTGGCAAATGATAAGGATAATCCGCTTGAGAGAATATTCAAAAAAATCAATGAAGCAGGCAAAGGAGCTGTGGTGGTTATCAATAAAGAAGGATATTCGCAAGATTTACTCAAACGCATCACAGAAATCAAAGAAAAACAGAACGGAAATTATATTCCGCAAACTTCAACCGATACAAAAGATATTGGAATGGGGTCGCAAATTCTTCACGACTTGAATATACGTAAAATTAGATTGCTAACTAATTCAAAACAATCACATTACGTAGGTATGTCGGGTTACGGACTTGAAATTGTAGAGGAAATTGAATATTAA
- a CDS encoding helix-turn-helix transcriptional regulator — MNIRIGQKMRVLRKQKGFSQEQIADYIHTTQSTYARIENGIGNSWVNYILPLCELFGVELEEFFRSESENIGGAKKGSRRFDELNIINELSGRLIEQYEKRIFEKDMYITELKAEVEMLRRIVGGECKINVNVNDL; from the coding sequence ATGAATATACGAATAGGGCAGAAGATGAGGGTGTTACGTAAGCAAAAGGGGTTTTCACAAGAGCAGATAGCTGATTATATACATACGACACAGTCTACATACGCTCGTATTGAGAATGGTATTGGTAATTCTTGGGTTAACTATATATTGCCTTTGTGTGAGTTGTTTGGAGTAGAACTTGAGGAATTTTTTAGATCTGAGTCCGAAAATATAGGTGGTGCTAAAAAAGGTTCTAGGCGGTTTGATGAATTGAATATCATTAACGAACTGTCAGGTAGGCTTATAGAGCAGTATGAGAAGCGTATCTTTGAAAAAGATATGTATATTACTGAGTTAAAAGCAGAAGTTGAAATGTTAAGACGAATTGTCGGTGGTGAATGTAAAATAAATGTTAATGTAAATGATTTGTGA
- a CDS encoding NAD(P)/FAD-dependent oxidoreductase, with protein MKHKKHIVIVGGGFAGLQLVKELNRSDKFRVTLVDMNNYNFFPPLLYQVAAGFMEPSAISYPFRKILRSYKNTNFRMGELKEVIPSENKLILSNGEMFYDVLIMATGAETNFFGNQNVAEKAMPMKTISDALMLRNLVYTRLERATRTEDKEQRKKLLSFAIAGAGPTGVELSGIFAEMKHYILEKDYPELAQEDLGDIFLIDGQKTVLAPMSEKSQKYTEKSLLKMGVKLKLNVSVKDFVNDEVYLSDGTILDARNLIWAAGVSAKSFKGIDNESLLGRGKRIKTDTFNKVEGFDNIYAVGDSCIMTTDSNFPQGHPQLAQVAIQQAQNLGKNLSNDFINAKPFSYTDKGSMAIIGRNKAVADIPKKIFLKGFFAWFIWVFVHIMSLVTFRNRLKAFYNWLGYYISKDQSYRMILKPSNKRAQG; from the coding sequence ATGAAACATAAAAAACATATCGTTATTGTTGGAGGTGGTTTTGCTGGTTTACAACTTGTTAAAGAACTAAATCGTTCTGATAAGTTCCGTGTTACTTTGGTGGATATGAATAATTACAACTTCTTTCCGCCTTTGCTTTATCAAGTTGCAGCGGGTTTTATGGAGCCTTCCGCCATTTCGTACCCTTTTCGGAAAATCTTGCGTTCGTATAAAAACACAAATTTCAGAATGGGAGAACTCAAAGAAGTAATTCCTTCCGAAAACAAACTGATACTCAGCAATGGAGAAATGTTTTACGATGTTTTGATAATGGCAACAGGAGCCGAAACGAATTTCTTTGGCAATCAAAATGTAGCAGAAAAAGCAATGCCAATGAAGACAATCAGTGATGCTTTAATGTTGCGAAATTTGGTATATACACGGCTCGAAAGAGCCACCCGCACTGAAGACAAGGAACAGCGAAAAAAACTACTTTCCTTTGCCATTGCGGGAGCGGGACCAACAGGTGTTGAGCTTTCGGGAATTTTTGCAGAAATGAAGCATTACATTCTGGAAAAGGACTATCCCGAACTTGCTCAAGAGGATTTGGGAGATATTTTCCTGATTGACGGACAAAAAACAGTACTTGCACCAATGTCCGAAAAATCTCAAAAATACACCGAAAAATCTTTGCTAAAAATGGGAGTAAAACTCAAACTTAACGTTTCTGTAAAAGATTTTGTGAACGATGAAGTGTATCTTTCTGACGGAACAATTTTGGATGCGAGAAACCTTATTTGGGCAGCCGGAGTTTCTGCTAAATCATTCAAAGGCATTGATAATGAATCGCTTTTAGGAAGAGGAAAGAGAATAAAAACAGACACTTTCAATAAAGTGGAAGGTTTTGATAATATTTATGCCGTTGGAGATTCTTGCATTATGACTACCGATTCAAACTTTCCGCAAGGTCACCCTCAACTGGCTCAAGTTGCCATACAACAGGCACAAAATTTAGGTAAAAACCTAAGTAACGATTTCATAAACGCTAAGCCTTTTTCATATACTGACAAAGGTTCTATGGCGATTATCGGGCGTAATAAGGCTGTTGCTGATATCCCCAAAAAAATATTTCTGAAAGGATTTTTCGCTTGGTTTATCTGGGTTTTTGTACATATTATGTCGCTTGTAACATTCCGAAACCGCCTCAAGGCTTTCTATAATTGGTTAGGGTATTACATCAGTAAAGACCAATCCTACCGAATGATTCTAAAACCGAGTAATAAAAGAGCACAAGGGTAA
- a CDS encoding DUF445 domain-containing protein: protein MKEKKLRFHKRIATALFLFMTLLYIAMVILQKKAPEWSFVGYIKAFSEAAMVGALADWFAVTALFHKPLGLPIPHTNLIENRKKDIGDNLGNFVVENFLKAENIRPYVENINVSPFIVKHLNKEKNINILIDEVKVNLEEIIQNTNDEKITNFITEKSKLLLQEIELNKLTSNVLEYLLKEKEHQKILDFIFLKIEYYILENKDLIHQKISQESAFFIPNFVDKILADKITAGLANYMAEAAQNEEHSVRKEIEKQLFQFSEDLKNEPHWKEKLENLKGNLLQSENIEKYAKNIWIYIKNFLTEDLSKPLNDSVLKSYLKKSILNFTQQLQTDKQLQNRLDGWSQKTIYQFVLKNKNEVGQLISETVGNWKGRELSEKLELEVGKDLQFIRINGTLVGGLVGLLIYVITQFF, encoded by the coding sequence ATGAAAGAAAAAAAATTACGCTTCCATAAACGAATTGCCACGGCATTATTCCTTTTTATGACCTTACTGTACATCGCAATGGTAATTCTTCAAAAAAAAGCTCCTGAGTGGTCTTTTGTGGGATATATCAAAGCCTTTTCCGAAGCTGCTATGGTGGGTGCTTTGGCGGATTGGTTTGCTGTTACCGCTCTATTTCATAAGCCTTTGGGACTTCCGATTCCACATACAAATTTGATTGAAAATCGGAAGAAAGACATTGGAGATAATCTGGGTAATTTTGTAGTAGAAAACTTTTTAAAAGCAGAAAATATTCGCCCGTATGTGGAAAATATCAACGTTTCTCCTTTTATTGTAAAACATTTAAATAAAGAAAAGAATATCAATATATTAATAGACGAAGTTAAAGTAAACCTTGAAGAAATAATACAAAATACAAACGATGAAAAAATTACAAATTTTATCACAGAAAAATCTAAACTATTACTTCAAGAAATAGAATTAAATAAATTAACAAGCAATGTATTAGAATATTTACTGAAAGAAAAAGAACATCAAAAAATACTTGATTTTATCTTCTTAAAAATTGAATACTACATTTTGGAAAATAAGGATTTAATTCATCAAAAAATTTCCCAAGAAAGTGCGTTTTTTATTCCTAATTTCGTTGATAAAATTTTAGCTGATAAAATTACAGCAGGGCTGGCAAACTATATGGCTGAAGCAGCTCAAAATGAAGAACATTCCGTTCGCAAAGAAATAGAAAAACAATTATTTCAATTCAGTGAAGATTTAAAAAACGAACCTCATTGGAAAGAAAAATTGGAAAATTTGAAAGGTAATTTATTGCAATCGGAAAATATTGAAAAATATGCCAAAAATATTTGGATATACATCAAAAACTTTCTTACAGAAGATTTATCAAAACCTTTAAATGATTCTGTTTTAAAAAGTTATTTAAAAAAATCAATTCTGAATTTCACTCAACAATTGCAAACCGACAAACAGCTTCAAAATCGATTGGACGGATGGAGCCAGAAAACAATCTATCAATTCGTTTTGAAAAACAAAAATGAAGTTGGTCAGCTTATAAGCGAGACTGTTGGAAACTGGAAAGGACGTGAATTAAGCGAAAAATTGGAACTCGAAGTGGGCAAAGATTTGCAATTTATTCGCATTAACGGAACATTAGTTGGCGGATTGGTAGGGCTTTTAATCTATGTTATAACTCAATTTTTCTGA
- the glmS gene encoding glutamine--fructose-6-phosphate transaminase (isomerizing): protein MCGIVGYLGSRAAFPVVIDGLKRLEYRGYDSAGFILNSEKFLNVKTKGKVSDLENKAGDEVPKFGCGMGHTRWATHGVPNDVNSHPHLSSSGKLAIVHNGIIENYDSIKQRLLQEGFTFQSDTDTEVLVNFIEYFKEKENLSLESAVRHALNEVIGAYAIAVMEEGRPEEIVVARLGSPLVIGIGENEFFIASDASPFIEFTKNALYLEDGEMATIRLGKPLNVRNIISNESVTPLMQELKISLEAIEKGGYDHFMLKEIYEQPKSILDTMRGRLLEDYTTKLSGIDNHLETFLKARRIVIVACGTSWHAGLVGEYLFEEFARIPVEVEYASEFRYRNPIIHKDDIVIAISQSGETADTLAALKLAKEQGAFIYGICNVVGSSIARITDSGTYTHAGPEIGVASTKAFTTQLTVLTLMALHLGRKKGTLDEKTYHTLAKDLANIPNLVEKTLKNTHQTAIEVADIYKNASNCLYLGRGFNFPTALEGALKLKEISYIHAEGYPAAEMKHGPIALIDENMPVIFIAPLKGHYDKIVSNAQEIKSRKGKIIAIVTEGDKQMASIADHIIEIPEVSEALSPILASVPLQLLSYYIAIKRGCNVDQPRNLAKSVTVE from the coding sequence ATGTGTGGAATCGTAGGTTACTTAGGCAGCAGGGCTGCTTTTCCCGTTGTAATTGACGGACTTAAGCGATTGGAATATCGCGGTTATGACAGTGCAGGATTCATTCTGAATTCTGAAAAATTCTTAAATGTAAAAACCAAGGGAAAAGTCTCCGATTTGGAAAACAAAGCAGGAGATGAAGTTCCTAAATTCGGTTGCGGAATGGGGCATACTCGCTGGGCTACGCACGGAGTTCCGAATGATGTAAATTCACATCCTCATCTGTCAAGTTCAGGAAAGCTTGCCATTGTCCATAACGGAATTATCGAAAATTATGACAGCATCAAACAGCGATTATTGCAAGAAGGATTTACTTTTCAGTCGGATACTGATACTGAAGTTTTGGTAAATTTCATTGAATATTTCAAAGAAAAGGAAAATCTTTCTTTGGAAAGTGCTGTCCGTCACGCTTTAAACGAAGTTATTGGAGCGTACGCCATTGCCGTAATGGAAGAAGGTCGCCCTGAAGAAATTGTGGTAGCTCGCTTGGGAAGCCCGCTTGTGATTGGTATCGGCGAAAATGAATTTTTCATCGCTTCAGACGCCTCTCCTTTCATTGAATTTACTAAAAATGCACTTTATTTGGAAGATGGAGAAATGGCTACCATCCGATTGGGAAAACCGCTAAATGTTCGAAATATCATTAGTAATGAAAGTGTTACGCCACTTATGCAAGAACTGAAAATCAGTTTGGAAGCTATCGAAAAAGGAGGTTATGACCATTTTATGCTGAAAGAAATTTACGAACAACCAAAATCCATCTTGGATACAATGCGTGGGCGTTTACTTGAGGATTACACAACCAAATTATCAGGAATTGATAATCACCTTGAAACCTTCCTAAAAGCCAGACGCATCGTTATCGTGGCCTGCGGAACTTCTTGGCACGCAGGATTGGTAGGAGAATATTTGTTTGAAGAATTCGCCCGAATTCCTGTGGAAGTAGAATACGCATCGGAATTCCGTTACCGAAACCCAATTATTCACAAAGATGACATTGTCATAGCTATTTCTCAATCAGGAGAAACTGCTGATACACTGGCTGCCCTGAAATTAGCAAAAGAACAAGGAGCTTTCATTTACGGAATATGCAACGTAGTAGGTTCTTCCATTGCTCGAATCACGGATTCCGGAACTTATACGCACGCAGGTCCTGAAATCGGAGTAGCTTCAACAAAGGCTTTTACCACTCAATTGACAGTTTTAACGCTAATGGCTTTGCATTTAGGACGTAAAAAAGGCACTTTAGATGAAAAAACATATCATACTTTGGCTAAAGACTTGGCTAATATTCCAAATTTAGTAGAGAAAACGCTTAAAAACACTCACCAAACAGCTATTGAAGTGGCAGATATCTACAAAAATGCATCAAATTGCCTATATTTGGGTAGAGGTTTTAATTTCCCTACGGCTTTGGAAGGAGCTTTAAAGCTGAAAGAAATTTCGTATATCCACGCTGAAGGTTATCCTGCTGCCGAGATGAAGCACGGACCTATCGCTTTGATTGATGAAAATATGCCTGTGATTTTCATCGCTCCACTCAAAGGGCATTATGACAAAATCGTATCTAACGCTCAGGAAATCAAGTCACGAAAAGGAAAAATCATCGCCATAGTAACCGAAGGAGATAAGCAAATGGCTTCAATTGCCGACCACATAATTGAAATTCCTGAAGTAAGCGAGGCTTTATCTCCGATTTTAGCTTCGGTGCCGTTGCAACTATTATCGTATTACATCGCCATCAAACGAGGATGCAACGTTGACCAACCGAGAAACTTAGCTAAATCAGTAACTGTTGAATAA
- the coaD gene encoding pantetheine-phosphate adenylyltransferase produces MKRALFPGSFDPITLGHYDIIHRALDLFDEIVVAIGVNNDKNYMFSVEQRKEFIEKAFANEPKVKVTTYQGLTVDFCKEIKAQFILRGLRNPADFEFEKAIAHTNRTLSKIETVFLLTAASTSFISSSIVRDVIRNNGDYTVLVPESVKIEL; encoded by the coding sequence ATGAAAAGAGCATTATTTCCCGGTTCATTTGACCCAATTACACTCGGGCATTATGACATCATTCACAGAGCGTTGGATTTGTTTGATGAAATAGTAGTTGCCATTGGGGTAAACAACGACAAAAACTATATGTTTTCGGTAGAACAACGCAAAGAATTTATAGAAAAAGCTTTTGCTAATGAGCCTAAGGTAAAAGTAACAACATATCAAGGGCTTACGGTAGATTTCTGCAAAGAAATCAAAGCTCAGTTTATCCTGAGAGGACTTCGAAATCCTGCCGATTTTGAGTTTGAAAAAGCAATAGCTCACACTAACAGAACGCTCTCAAAAATTGAAACGGTTTTTTTGCTTACCGCAGCAAGTACTTCGTTTATTTCATCGTCTATCGTACGTGACGTAATCCGAAATAACGGAGATTATACGGTACTTGTTCCCGAAAGCGTAAAAATAGAACTGTAA
- a CDS encoding D-alanine--D-alanine ligase → MKKKIAVIMGGYSAEAEVSLKSGSVVIQHLNKEKYDVFPIHIYKEKWVSIDGQNQEIPVNKNDFSIEIQGEKITFDAVFNAIHGSPGEDGYLQAYFNLIGLPLTGCSMYASALTFNKRDMLSVLKPYGIMCAPSVYLNKGESFSTCEIVEKVGLPCFVKANKSGSSFGVYKVYEENKLSEAIEKAFEVDDEILIESFLKGTEVSVGVITYKGKIKVLPMTEIVSHNDFFDYEAKYLGQSDEITPARISAEMTEKINILAEKIYRILKMKGFSRSEFIIVGETPYLLEMNTTPGLSEASLLPQQAKVARISLSDLFENAIEEAINEV, encoded by the coding sequence ATGAAGAAAAAAATAGCTGTTATTATGGGAGGGTATTCTGCAGAGGCAGAAGTTTCTCTAAAAAGCGGAAGTGTTGTTATACAGCATCTTAATAAGGAAAAATACGACGTTTTTCCCATTCACATTTACAAAGAAAAATGGGTTTCCATTGATGGTCAAAATCAGGAAATTCCCGTCAACAAAAATGATTTTTCCATCGAAATTCAAGGAGAAAAAATAACTTTTGATGCCGTTTTTAATGCAATCCACGGCTCGCCCGGTGAAGATGGTTATTTACAAGCGTATTTCAATCTAATAGGCTTACCTTTAACAGGTTGCAGTATGTATGCTTCGGCTTTGACCTTCAACAAAAGGGATATGCTTTCGGTTTTAAAACCTTACGGAATAATGTGTGCACCTTCGGTATATCTAAATAAGGGAGAAAGTTTTTCAACTTGTGAAATTGTTGAAAAAGTAGGGCTTCCTTGCTTTGTAAAAGCCAATAAATCAGGAAGTAGCTTTGGTGTTTACAAAGTATATGAAGAAAACAAATTATCTGAAGCTATTGAAAAAGCCTTTGAAGTAGATGATGAAATTTTGATTGAAAGTTTTTTGAAAGGAACTGAAGTTTCTGTTGGTGTAATTACTTACAAAGGAAAAATAAAAGTTCTTCCGATGACGGAAATCGTTTCTCACAATGATTTTTTTGATTACGAAGCAAAATATTTAGGTCAATCCGATGAAATTACCCCCGCAAGAATTTCTGCTGAGATGACTGAAAAAATTAATATTTTGGCAGAAAAAATATATCGAATATTGAAAATGAAAGGATTTAGCCGAAGTGAATTTATCATTGTAGGGGAAACTCCTTACTTATTGGAAATGAACACTACTCCGGGGCTTTCTGAAGCCAGTTTATTGCCTCAGCAAGCTAAAGTGGCAAGAATTTCGCTCTCAGATTTGTTTGAAAATGCTATCGAAGAAGCTATAAATGAAGTTTAA